In the genome of Meles meles chromosome 4, mMelMel3.1 paternal haplotype, whole genome shotgun sequence, one region contains:
- the RETNLB gene encoding resistin-like beta: protein MKSTSCVFLLLILIQLMIPETAPCSLDSIVDTKIKEVLNGLEISTSPTKKMSCVSITSSGRLSSCPAGMVVTGCACGYGCGSWDIRGETTCHCQCSTIDWTTARCCHLT, encoded by the exons ATGAAGTCTACCTCttgtgtttttctccttctcatcCTCATCCAGCTGATGATCCCAGAGACTGCTCCGTGTTCCTTAGACTCCATTGTGGATACAAAGATAAAAGAAGTTCTCAATGGCTTGG AGATAAGTACTTCTCCAACAAAAAAGATGTCATGTGTCAGTATCACAAGCTCAGGCAGACTGTCCTCGTGCCCTGCAG GGATGGTTGTCACTGGCTGTGCCTGTGGCTATGGCTGCGGTTCCTGGGATATCCGGGGAGAAACCACATGCCACTGCCAGTGCAGCACGATCGACTGGACCACTGCTCGTTGCTGTCACCTGACCTGA